The proteins below come from a single Pseudomonas chlororaphis genomic window:
- a CDS encoding SAM-dependent methyltransferase, whose translation MSALPPSTVELEFARQHDQEHAQVCCQPAPRRLRLAFWRDEHMVRNALKVAGEPGLVLDVACGAGRFWPVLAEHANRVILAADPSPDMLEHALTHHGGALLQRVRTFPSSAFTIGLSANAVDCIFCLQLFRHVSASEHRLALLREFYRVSRDTVIVSVQIEGRLKIGHSSPRKLAGKADIETEFRKAGFTVVWHQDFLPGFALTRVYVLRKTS comes from the coding sequence ATGTCCGCGTTACCCCCTTCCACCGTCGAGCTTGAGTTCGCCAGGCAGCACGACCAGGAGCATGCGCAGGTCTGCTGCCAACCGGCGCCTCGACGGCTGCGCCTGGCGTTCTGGCGGGATGAGCACATGGTGCGCAACGCCCTGAAAGTGGCTGGTGAACCGGGGTTGGTGCTGGATGTGGCGTGCGGGGCCGGGCGGTTCTGGCCGGTGCTGGCCGAGCACGCCAACCGGGTGATCCTGGCGGCGGACCCATCGCCGGACATGCTCGAGCACGCGCTCACCCACCATGGTGGCGCGCTGCTCCAGCGGGTCAGGACGTTTCCCAGTTCGGCGTTCACCATCGGGCTCTCGGCCAACGCGGTGGATTGTATTTTTTGCCTGCAACTGTTTCGGCACGTCAGCGCCAGCGAGCATCGCCTGGCCTTGTTGCGCGAGTTTTATCGGGTCAGCCGCGACACGGTGATCGTTTCGGTGCAGATCGAGGGCCGTCTGAAGATCGGCCATTCTTCGCCGCGCAAACTCGCCGGCAAGGCGGACATCGAGACCGAATTCCGAAAGGCCGGTTTCACCGTGGTGTGGCACCAGGATTTCCTGCCCGGTTTTGCACTGACGCGGGTATATGTATTGCGTAAGACCAGTTAG
- a CDS encoding LysR family transcriptional regulator, with the protein MNRNELRKADINLMVVFETLMLERNVTRVAEKLFLGQPTISSALNRLRKMFNDPLFIRVGHRMEPTARAEEIIRHLSPALDSLSVALSLTHDFDPASSTMTFRIGLSDDVEFGLLPPLLSSLRQEAPQIVFVVQHVDYWRIPDLLASGDITVGISQTRGLPANAKRKLLRHIQPRVLRADASDTPLTLDEYCARPHVLVSHTANVAGFADEWLAEIGRTRQVVLSVPQYSALPALLAGTDLIASLPDYTAAAMAASGQLFSEPFPFKTPTLDLSMVWLSHVDSDPAERWLRSRLEAFMGERIAPGRS; encoded by the coding sequence ATGAATCGCAACGAATTGCGCAAGGCCGACATCAACCTGATGGTGGTGTTCGAAACGCTGATGCTCGAACGCAACGTCACGCGGGTGGCGGAGAAGTTGTTCCTGGGCCAGCCGACCATCAGCTCGGCCCTGAACCGTTTGCGCAAGATGTTCAACGACCCGCTGTTCATTCGCGTCGGCCATCGCATGGAGCCGACCGCCCGAGCCGAGGAGATCATCCGGCATTTGTCGCCGGCCCTGGACTCGCTGTCGGTGGCCTTGAGCCTGACACACGATTTCGATCCCGCCAGCAGCACCATGACGTTTCGCATCGGCCTGTCGGACGACGTCGAGTTCGGCCTACTGCCGCCCTTGCTGAGCAGCCTGCGCCAGGAAGCGCCGCAAATCGTGTTCGTGGTCCAGCACGTCGACTACTGGCGCATCCCCGACCTGCTGGCATCGGGTGACATCACCGTGGGCATCAGCCAGACGCGTGGGCTGCCGGCCAATGCCAAACGCAAATTGTTGCGACACATCCAGCCCCGGGTATTGCGCGCCGATGCATCGGACACGCCGCTGACCCTCGACGAATACTGCGCGCGCCCGCATGTGCTGGTGTCCCACACCGCCAACGTGGCCGGTTTTGCCGACGAGTGGCTGGCCGAGATCGGTCGGACGCGCCAGGTGGTGCTGTCCGTGCCGCAGTACAGCGCGTTACCGGCGCTGCTGGCGGGCACGGACCTGATCGCCAGCCTGCCGGATTACACCGCCGCGGCAATGGCCGCATCGGGCCAGTTGTTCAGTGAACCTTTTCCCTTCAAGACCCCCACCCTGGACTTGTCCATGGTCTGGCTGAGCCATGTCGACAGCGACCCGGCCGAGCGCTGGCTGCGATCCCGGCTGGAGGCGTTCATGGGCGAACGCATCGCGCCAGGGCGTTCCTGA
- a CDS encoding NADH dehydrogenase: MSANSRIADYAIHPQFIERWSPRAFTGESIAEDTLLGFFEAARWAPSAYNSQPWRFLYARRDTPNWERFLGLLNEFNRSWAQHASALVIIVSKTTFAVPGATEETPAQSHAFDTGAAWGHLALQASLSGWHTHGMAGFDQALTRQELKIPEGYDLHAAVAIGKLGDKSTLAEYLQARETPSPRRPLSELVAEGDFTL; this comes from the coding sequence ATGAGCGCCAATTCCCGCATCGCCGATTACGCCATTCATCCGCAGTTCATCGAACGCTGGTCGCCCCGCGCCTTTACGGGCGAAAGCATTGCCGAAGACACCCTGCTGGGCTTTTTCGAAGCCGCGCGCTGGGCGCCATCGGCCTACAACTCGCAACCGTGGCGGTTCTTGTACGCGCGCCGTGACACGCCGAACTGGGAGCGCTTCCTGGGCCTGCTCAACGAATTCAACCGCAGCTGGGCCCAGCATGCCTCGGCGCTGGTGATCATCGTGTCGAAGACCACCTTCGCCGTACCCGGCGCCACCGAAGAAACCCCGGCGCAGAGCCACGCCTTCGACACCGGCGCGGCCTGGGGCCACCTGGCGCTGCAAGCCAGCCTCAGCGGCTGGCACACCCACGGCATGGCCGGGTTCGATCAGGCACTGACCCGCCAGGAGCTGAAGATCCCCGAGGGCTATGACCTGCACGCGGCCGTGGCGATTGGCAAGCTGGGGGACAAATCCACCCTGGCCGAGTACCTCCAGGCCCGCGAAACCCCTAGCCCGCGCCGGCCGTTGAGCGAACTGGTGGCCGAAGGCGATTTCACTCTGTAA
- a CDS encoding 23S rRNA methyltransferase: MANKRYSCIGLFNPKSPENVGSVMRAAGCYGVASVFYTGKRYERAADFVTDTKKVHYDIPLIGIDDLKKILPLGCVPVAVELVEGARPLPEYTHPDRALYIFGPEDGSLDKDIRDWCEDVVYIPTTGCMNLAATVNVVLYDRMAKGNNTRSGPQFR; this comes from the coding sequence GTGGCCAACAAACGCTACAGCTGCATCGGTCTGTTCAACCCCAAGTCACCGGAAAACGTCGGTTCGGTCATGCGCGCCGCCGGCTGCTACGGCGTGGCGTCGGTGTTCTACACCGGCAAGCGCTACGAGCGCGCCGCCGACTTCGTCACCGACACCAAGAAAGTCCACTACGACATTCCACTGATCGGCATCGACGACCTGAAGAAAATCCTGCCTCTGGGCTGCGTACCGGTGGCCGTGGAACTGGTGGAAGGCGCCCGTCCGCTGCCCGAATACACCCACCCGGACCGGGCCCTGTACATCTTCGGCCCCGAAGACGGCTCGCTGGACAAGGACATCCGCGACTGGTGCGAAGACGTGGTGTACATCCCGACCACGGGCTGCATGAACCTGGCCGCCACCGTCAACGTCGTGCTGTACGACCGCATGGCCAAAGGCAACAACACCCGCTCCGGTCCGCAATTCCGCTGA
- a CDS encoding YcgL domain-containing protein (YcgL domain-containing protein Avin_32960), giving the protein MKRICSIYRSSKKNEMYLYVLKSDALARVPEPLMAAFGKAIHAFDLVLTPERQLSREDINRVLENLDTQGYHLQMPPAEDEYIEHLPEELLRRNDPV; this is encoded by the coding sequence TTGAAACGTATCTGCTCCATCTACCGAAGCTCGAAGAAAAACGAGATGTACCTGTATGTGCTCAAGAGCGATGCACTGGCGCGGGTCCCCGAGCCGTTGATGGCGGCCTTCGGCAAGGCGATCCATGCCTTTGACCTGGTCCTGACCCCGGAGCGACAGCTGTCCCGGGAGGACATCAACCGGGTGCTGGAAAACCTCGATACCCAGGGCTACCACTTGCAGATGCCGCCCGCCGAAGACGAGTACATCGAGCATCTGCCCGAAGAGTTGCTGCGCCGTAACGACCCGGTCTGA
- a CDS encoding membrane protein translates to MPTIKAVRPEWVTLVASAFLLVGFNIVLWQHLLAITTADARGLLMCLAFGVMIFCAFNLVLTLVAFRPLLKPVLILLFMISAGVAYFMAQYGVLIDAGMLRNFAETNATEVRDLLSLKLFAYIVLLGVVPSWLLFKTPINYRRWPRELLSKLLVGVASAAVIGGVALVNYQGLSSLFRNHHELRLMVVPSNYIGATVGYLREQVASAKQPFIAVGEDASRNPAWQTHGRKSLTVLVVGESARAENFGILGYNRDTTPNLDKEAGLIAFTDVHSCGTETAVSVPCMFSNMGRKNYDASKARNEEGLLDVLKRAGLEVIWRDNQSGCKGTCDRVTLQDVSNLKDPALCANSECRDEILLQGLQHFIDNLDKDTVLVLHQMGSHGPEYFKRYPKEYEHFTPVCESNALNNCSRESIVNGYDNTLVYTDHVLSTLIDLLRANQDKVDTAMLYLSDHGESLGEYNLFLHGTPYMLAPEQQKHVAMLAWFSDSYQKAFSVDTHCLQLSREKPLSQDNLFHSMLGLLEVSSKVYNPDLDLFANCRGAVIDGVLARE, encoded by the coding sequence ATGCCGACTATTAAAGCCGTGCGCCCGGAGTGGGTGACACTGGTGGCCAGTGCCTTCTTGTTAGTGGGCTTCAACATTGTGCTCTGGCAACACTTGCTGGCGATCACCACGGCGGACGCCCGGGGCCTGCTGATGTGCCTGGCCTTTGGCGTGATGATCTTCTGCGCCTTCAACCTGGTGTTGACGCTCGTGGCGTTCCGGCCGCTGCTCAAGCCGGTGTTGATATTGCTGTTCATGATCAGCGCCGGCGTGGCCTATTTCATGGCGCAGTATGGCGTGCTGATCGATGCCGGGATGCTGCGCAACTTTGCCGAAACCAATGCCACGGAAGTCCGCGACCTATTGTCGCTGAAGTTGTTTGCCTACATCGTCTTACTGGGTGTCGTGCCGTCCTGGTTATTGTTCAAGACACCGATCAACTATCGTCGCTGGCCAAGGGAGTTATTAAGTAAGTTGTTGGTCGGCGTGGCGTCGGCGGCGGTGATCGGTGGCGTCGCGTTGGTCAACTACCAAGGGTTGTCGTCGTTGTTTCGCAACCACCACGAATTGCGCCTGATGGTCGTGCCCAGCAACTACATCGGGGCGACCGTCGGCTACTTGCGCGAACAGGTCGCGTCGGCCAAGCAACCCTTCATCGCCGTGGGCGAGGACGCCAGCCGCAACCCGGCCTGGCAAACCCACGGGCGCAAATCCCTGACGGTGCTGGTGGTGGGGGAGAGCGCCCGGGCCGAGAACTTCGGCATCCTCGGCTACAACCGCGACACCACTCCGAACCTGGATAAGGAAGCCGGCCTGATCGCCTTCACCGATGTGCATTCCTGCGGGACCGAGACCGCCGTGTCGGTGCCGTGCATGTTCTCCAACATGGGGCGCAAGAACTACGACGCCAGCAAGGCCAGGAATGAAGAAGGCCTGCTGGACGTGCTCAAACGTGCCGGGCTGGAGGTGATCTGGCGCGACAACCAATCCGGCTGCAAGGGCACCTGCGACCGCGTCACGTTGCAGGATGTGAGCAACCTCAAGGATCCGGCGCTGTGCGCCAACAGCGAGTGCCGCGACGAAATCCTGTTGCAGGGTCTGCAGCACTTCATCGACAACCTCGACAAAGACACCGTGCTGGTGCTGCACCAGATGGGCAGCCACGGGCCGGAGTACTTCAAGCGCTACCCCAAGGAGTACGAGCACTTCACTCCGGTGTGCGAGAGCAACGCGCTGAACAATTGCAGCCGCGAGAGCATCGTCAACGGCTACGACAATACGTTGGTGTACACCGACCATGTGCTGTCGACGCTGATCGACCTGCTGCGGGCCAACCAGGACAAGGTCGACACGGCCATGCTCTACCTGTCGGACCATGGCGAGTCCTTGGGCGAGTACAACCTGTTCCTCCATGGCACGCCCTACATGCTCGCCCCGGAACAACAGAAGCACGTGGCGATGCTCGCCTGGTTTTCCGACAGCTATCAGAAGGCGTTCTCGGTCGACACCCATTGCTTGCAACTGAGCCGGGAGAAACCCCTGAGCCAAGACAACCTGTTCCATTCGATGCTCGGGCTGCTGGAGGTCAGCAGCAAGGTCTACAACCCGGACCTGGACCTGTTCGCCAATTGCCGCGGCGCGGTCATCGACGGCGTGTTGGCGCGCGAATGA
- a CDS encoding glutamine synthetase, whose product MNLAKTPFASVQHADAFLTENPDIELFELFILDNNGVPRGKLLHRDELRAVYTSGRPLPSTILGLTLNGDDVENSGLVWDVGDIDCRAYPLSGSLQRLPWRLIPTAAVQVSMHPEEGMPATVADPRYLLSRVIAALQADGYYPVMAAELEFYLLDAQRDSQGRPQPARDADGARPSATQVYGLRELEQIEPFLADLYAACKLQGIPARTAISEYAPGQVEITLEHRADALQAMDEAVRYKRLVKGVAHKHGMAACFMAKPFAHLAGSGLHMHVSLADEKGHNLFASEAAEGTPLLRHAVGGMLETLFDSLLMFCPNANSYRRFQSHSYAPLAATWGVDNRTVSLRVPGGPASSRHIEHRICGADANPYLAAAAILAGIHHGIRQQCDPGAPVEGNGYAQATALLPTDWLTTLSALEASTWAREAFGDEFLNVYLAVKRAEYRQFMGEVGEQDWRWYLHHA is encoded by the coding sequence ATGAACCTTGCCAAGACACCCTTCGCGTCAGTGCAGCACGCCGACGCCTTCCTCACCGAAAACCCCGATATCGAACTGTTCGAGCTGTTCATTCTCGACAACAACGGCGTGCCTCGCGGCAAGTTGTTGCACCGGGACGAATTGCGGGCGGTCTACACCAGTGGCCGGCCGCTGCCCAGCACGATTCTCGGGCTGACCCTCAATGGCGACGACGTGGAAAACTCCGGGCTGGTGTGGGACGTCGGCGACATCGATTGCCGGGCCTATCCCCTCAGCGGCAGCTTGCAGCGCCTGCCCTGGCGGCTGATCCCCACGGCTGCGGTGCAGGTCAGCATGCACCCCGAGGAGGGAATGCCCGCGACCGTCGCCGATCCGCGCTACCTGCTCAGCCGGGTGATCGCGGCCTTGCAGGCGGACGGCTATTACCCGGTGATGGCGGCGGAGTTGGAGTTCTACCTGCTGGACGCGCAACGCGACAGCCAGGGGCGGCCGCAACCGGCGCGGGATGCTGACGGTGCTCGCCCGAGTGCGACCCAGGTCTATGGTTTGCGTGAGCTGGAACAGATCGAACCGTTCCTGGCGGACCTTTATGCCGCATGCAAGCTCCAGGGGATTCCCGCCCGGACCGCGATTTCCGAGTACGCGCCGGGCCAGGTGGAGATCACCCTCGAGCATCGCGCCGATGCCTTGCAGGCCATGGACGAAGCGGTGCGCTACAAGCGGCTGGTCAAGGGCGTGGCGCATAAACACGGCATGGCCGCGTGCTTCATGGCCAAGCCTTTCGCCCACTTGGCAGGTTCCGGCCTGCACATGCATGTCAGCCTGGCGGACGAGAAGGGCCACAACCTGTTCGCCAGCGAAGCCGCCGAGGGCACGCCGTTGTTGCGCCATGCGGTGGGCGGGATGCTCGAAACCTTGTTCGACTCGTTGCTGATGTTCTGCCCGAACGCCAACTCCTACCGACGCTTCCAAAGCCACAGCTACGCGCCGCTGGCGGCGACCTGGGGCGTGGACAATCGCACCGTGAGCCTGAGGGTGCCGGGCGGTCCCGCTTCGTCCCGGCACATCGAACACCGCATCTGCGGCGCAGACGCCAACCCGTACCTGGCGGCCGCGGCGATATTGGCCGGTATCCATCACGGCATACGCCAGCAGTGCGATCCCGGGGCGCCTGTCGAAGGCAATGGTTATGCCCAGGCGACCGCGTTGTTGCCCACCGACTGGCTTACCACCCTGAGTGCCCTGGAGGCATCGACCTGGGCGCGGGAAGCGTTTGGCGATGAGTTTCTCAATGTTTATCTAGCGGTCAAGCGCGCCGAGTACCGCCAGTTCATGGGGGAGGTGGGCGAGCAGGACTGGCGTTGGTACTTGCATCACGCCTGA
- a CDS encoding 5-carboxymethyl-2-hydroxymuconate isomerase, giving the protein MPHLHMEYTANLPELKPEVALLRLNNALVASGQFAAESDIKSRAMKVETFRVGTGLGERAFVHVKLALLSGRSPEIKKQLADSLLAVIQELGPWPEGVSVQLCAEILDIDRGPYAKALIER; this is encoded by the coding sequence ATGCCCCACCTGCACATGGAGTACACCGCCAACCTGCCCGAGCTCAAGCCCGAGGTCGCCCTGTTGCGCCTCAATAATGCGCTGGTGGCGTCCGGTCAGTTCGCGGCGGAGTCGGACATCAAGAGCCGGGCCATGAAGGTGGAAACGTTTCGGGTCGGCACCGGTCTGGGCGAGCGCGCTTTCGTGCACGTGAAGCTGGCGCTGTTGAGCGGTCGCTCGCCGGAAATCAAGAAGCAACTGGCCGACAGCCTGCTGGCGGTGATCCAGGAGCTGGGTCCTTGGCCGGAAGGCGTGTCCGTGCAACTGTGTGCGGAAATCCTCGACATCGATCGCGGCCCGTACGCCAAGGCCTTGATCGAGCGTTGA
- a CDS encoding LysR family transcriptional regulator: MLNSNSLRKLDMQDLMVFSAVYEQSSVTGVSEALCVSQSTVSYCLKKLRTCFEDELFINTRTGMRPTYKAEGMYDHVRAILQSINLCHAGTPTFDPTRQAITFNICAPEYFEHVILPQLLRNFDYADLPVVVNVHKLEADIPAEELRDGSLDLVICFGPNFHSNHADFKSRQLLEEELVCVVDKRATPLEPQLSLQSFVQRRHVFPTPWMSSSNMVDGWLSQQAHQRQIAARANSYSAALKMITGTDFILTLPRRIQKLLANEAIFNHHEVPKGLPGFTLNMQWSQAADQDSANAWLREQIIKACAG; the protein is encoded by the coding sequence ATGCTGAACAGTAACTCCCTCAGAAAGCTCGATATGCAAGACCTCATGGTGTTTAGCGCCGTGTACGAGCAAAGCAGCGTCACCGGCGTGTCCGAGGCGCTGTGTGTCAGCCAGTCCACTGTCAGCTACTGCCTGAAGAAACTGCGAACCTGTTTCGAAGACGAGCTGTTTATCAACACCCGCACCGGCATGCGTCCTACCTACAAGGCCGAGGGCATGTACGACCACGTGCGCGCCATTTTGCAAAGCATCAACCTGTGCCACGCCGGTACGCCAACGTTCGATCCGACCCGGCAGGCCATCACGTTCAATATCTGCGCGCCGGAGTATTTCGAGCACGTGATCCTGCCGCAGTTGCTGCGAAACTTCGACTACGCCGACCTGCCCGTGGTGGTCAACGTGCACAAGCTCGAAGCCGATATTCCTGCCGAAGAACTGCGAGACGGCAGCCTCGACCTGGTGATCTGCTTTGGTCCGAACTTCCACAGCAACCACGCCGACTTCAAATCCCGGCAGTTGCTGGAGGAAGAGCTGGTGTGTGTCGTGGACAAGCGGGCGACGCCACTGGAGCCGCAACTGAGCCTTCAATCATTCGTACAGCGCCGGCACGTTTTTCCGACACCCTGGATGTCATCCAGCAACATGGTGGACGGCTGGCTGTCGCAGCAGGCGCACCAGCGCCAGATTGCCGCACGAGCCAACAGCTACAGCGCCGCGCTGAAGATGATCACCGGCACCGACTTCATCCTGACTCTGCCTCGCCGCATCCAGAAACTGCTGGCGAACGAGGCGATCTTCAATCACCACGAAGTGCCCAAGGGGCTGCCGGGTTTTACCTTGAACATGCAATGGAGCCAGGCCGCCGACCAGGACAGCGCCAATGCCTGGCTGCGCGAACAGATCATCAAGGCCTGCGCCGGGTAA
- a CDS encoding restriction endonuclease — translation MSSSTPPSNTAKLDRILADAQRDREMGYRDKALKMYPHVCGRCAREFSGKRLSELTVHHRDHNHDNNPQDGSNWELLCLYCHDNEHSRYTDQQYFGDGSLSTPKIAKATHNPFAALAGLMKKDE, via the coding sequence ATGAGTTCGTCAACGCCACCGTCCAACACCGCCAAGCTGGACCGCATCCTCGCCGACGCCCAGCGCGACCGTGAAATGGGCTACCGCGACAAGGCCCTGAAAATGTACCCCCACGTCTGCGGCCGCTGCGCCCGTGAGTTTTCCGGCAAGCGCCTGAGCGAGCTGACCGTTCACCACCGCGACCACAACCACGACAACAACCCGCAGGACGGTTCCAACTGGGAACTGCTGTGCCTGTACTGCCACGACAACGAGCACTCGCGCTACACCGACCAGCAGTACTTCGGCGACGGCTCCCTCAGCACGCCGAAAATCGCCAAGGCGACCCACAACCCCTTCGCCGCGCTGGCTGGGTTGATGAAGAAGGACGAGTGA
- a CDS encoding ribonuclease D — protein sequence MAIDIHWIRDNDSLGQFCAEWQQLPFVALDTEFMRVDTFYPIAGLLQIGDGKRAYLIDPLTIDNWQPLAALLENPAVLKVLHACSEDLEVLLRLTGSLPAPLFDTQLAAAYLNLGFSMGYSRLVQDVLGIDLPKGETRSDWLQRPLSETQISYAAEDALHLAEVFVQLRPKLSDEKYAWVLEDGAELVANLRREIDPYEVYREAKLAWKLSRAQLAVLRELCAWREREARARDLPRNRIIREHSLWPLARTQPDNLGALAKIEDMHPRTVRQDGEFLLDLIQRAGSVPPDQWPPAVAEPLPIEAAALVKRLRALGQAEAERLGIAPELMLRKKTLEALIKSGFPEGPYQLPDSLRGWRRELMGQALLDSLATAGEQP from the coding sequence GTGGCCATCGATATTCACTGGATTCGCGACAACGATAGCCTCGGTCAGTTTTGCGCCGAATGGCAGCAGTTGCCCTTCGTCGCCCTCGACACCGAATTCATGCGGGTCGACACCTTTTACCCGATTGCCGGCTTGCTGCAGATCGGCGATGGCAAGCGCGCCTACCTGATCGACCCCTTGACCATCGACAACTGGCAACCCCTGGCCGCACTGCTGGAGAACCCGGCGGTGCTCAAGGTGCTGCACGCCTGCAGCGAAGACCTTGAAGTGCTGCTGCGCCTGACGGGCAGCCTGCCCGCGCCGTTGTTCGACACCCAACTGGCCGCCGCGTACCTGAACCTGGGGTTCTCCATGGGGTACTCGCGCCTGGTGCAGGACGTGCTGGGGATCGACCTGCCCAAGGGTGAGACCCGTTCCGACTGGTTGCAACGGCCCTTGTCCGAGACGCAGATCAGCTACGCCGCCGAAGATGCGCTGCATCTGGCGGAAGTTTTCGTACAACTGCGTCCGAAACTGTCCGATGAAAAATACGCCTGGGTCCTGGAGGATGGTGCCGAACTGGTGGCCAACCTGCGTCGTGAAATCGACCCGTATGAGGTGTACCGCGAAGCCAAGCTGGCCTGGAAACTCTCCCGCGCCCAATTGGCCGTGCTGCGCGAGCTGTGTGCCTGGCGCGAGCGTGAGGCGCGTGCCCGCGACCTGCCGCGCAACCGCATCATCCGTGAGCATTCGCTGTGGCCCCTGGCCCGCACGCAGCCGGATAACCTCGGGGCGTTGGCTAAAATCGAAGACATGCACCCGCGCACTGTGCGCCAGGACGGCGAGTTCCTGCTGGACCTGATCCAGCGCGCCGGCAGCGTACCGCCCGACCAATGGCCGCCAGCCGTGGCCGAGCCGTTGCCGATCGAGGCCGCGGCCCTGGTCAAGCGCCTGCGGGCACTGGGGCAGGCCGAAGCGGAACGCCTGGGGATTGCCCCGGAGCTGATGCTGCGCAAGAAAACCCTCGAAGCCCTGATCAAGAGCGGCTTTCCCGAGGGCCCTTACCAATTGCCCGATTCGCTGCGTGGCTGGCGCCGCGAATTGATGGGCCAGGCGCTGCTCGACAGCCTGGCCACTGCCGGAGAACAGCCTTGA
- a CDS encoding 2-hydroxyacid dehydrogenase → MRVLIAEHDHAVYAQLLRQAAPDLEVLTSGDSAELSRLAADCPVWLGQPDLLATLLRQGHQPQWLQSTWAGITPLLAEGLTRDYRLTRAVGIFGQVMAEYVLTYMLGHEREVLARLVSQVERKWDNRQGQGLVGRKVLIVGTGDIGQRVAQFLLPFGVQLYGIASEAREQAPFVEVGALEDLPRLVGEADYVINLLPNTPDTHDVYDAALFKQFKPSGLFINVGRGVAVVDADLVEALKEGHLAGAVIDVCRQEPLPQRHPFWTAWGLLLTGHSSAPTSPPMMAQLFLENLRAYQAGEALRGEVDFTRGY, encoded by the coding sequence ATGCGCGTTCTGATTGCCGAACACGATCATGCGGTATACGCCCAACTGCTGCGCCAGGCTGCCCCCGATCTTGAAGTCCTGACCAGCGGCGATTCCGCCGAACTGTCGCGGCTGGCCGCCGATTGCCCGGTCTGGCTCGGCCAGCCCGACCTGCTCGCCACACTGTTGCGCCAAGGCCACCAGCCGCAGTGGTTGCAGTCGACCTGGGCCGGCATCACGCCGTTGCTTGCCGAAGGCTTGACCCGCGACTACCGCCTGACCCGGGCGGTGGGCATTTTCGGTCAGGTGATGGCCGAATACGTGCTCACCTACATGCTCGGCCATGAGCGTGAGGTCCTGGCGCGCCTGGTCAGCCAGGTGGAGCGCAAATGGGACAACCGCCAGGGACAGGGCCTGGTGGGGCGCAAGGTGTTGATCGTCGGTACGGGCGATATCGGCCAGCGCGTGGCGCAGTTCCTGCTGCCGTTTGGCGTGCAGTTGTATGGCATTGCCAGCGAGGCCCGCGAGCAGGCGCCGTTCGTCGAAGTGGGAGCGCTGGAGGATCTGCCGCGGCTGGTGGGGGAGGCGGACTACGTCATCAACCTGCTGCCCAACACGCCCGACACCCATGATGTGTACGATGCGGCGTTATTCAAGCAGTTCAAGCCCAGCGGTCTGTTCATCAACGTCGGACGCGGCGTGGCGGTGGTGGATGCGGACCTGGTCGAGGCCCTGAAGGAAGGGCACCTGGCCGGCGCGGTGATCGACGTCTGCCGCCAGGAGCCGCTGCCGCAACGCCACCCATTCTGGACTGCCTGGGGCCTGCTGCTCACCGGCCACAGCTCCGCCCCGACCTCGCCACCGATGATGGCGCAACTGTTCCTGGAAAACCTGCGGGCCTACCAGGCCGGCGAGGCACTGCGCGGGGAAGTGGATTTCACTCGGGGTTACTGA